A region from the Leptospira neocaledonica genome encodes:
- a CDS encoding sensor histidine kinase, which produces MKHFYVAIRFRTKNFLLFIKRHFQILRELRSNEEFIRSAYFEVYLILRYLFPFLFVVYIPFAVLDWTDFLKNSGYFPLLIYNSVFIPGCFLFTALLNFPILKSENSRRWLTVAGTLFLTSAGTAMNLLIFQFGTDISLFAFTQLGIAVLLRYPDKTKKIIYFTNYAVFFAAMFWLGKNSSFLIQNFFFTMVMTILLDLISFLTKVNSFHKEQSIRDLNRKLVMESIRKSEILRIAIHDLKSPVTGILSLVGLYTREPSHISPSNKIASSYADPPEILDHIDRTSRKILESIEDVLYLASSGDIETIENQTQKLDPELLLKSVACNLNFLFSSKNIKVRDELSEHNIYFQANPQILYRVFDNLLSNAAKFSPESSEISLKSELVSELHEKILIIKIEDSGPGFQPEDEKNMFREFSILSAKPTGSESSSGIGLALAKKLLDRMGIRIRLGNSETLGGAKVILEFPQSKAK; this is translated from the coding sequence GTGAAACATTTCTACGTTGCCATTCGATTTCGGACCAAGAACTTTCTATTATTTATAAAGAGACATTTTCAGATCCTAAGAGAGCTCAGAAGTAACGAAGAATTTATCCGATCCGCTTACTTCGAAGTGTATTTAATCCTCAGATATCTTTTTCCATTCTTATTCGTAGTTTATATTCCCTTTGCCGTCCTAGATTGGACCGACTTTCTCAAAAACTCCGGATATTTTCCTCTCTTAATTTATAACTCTGTTTTTATTCCAGGCTGTTTTCTTTTTACCGCTCTTTTGAATTTTCCCATTCTAAAAAGTGAAAACAGTAGAAGATGGCTCACGGTAGCAGGAACCTTATTCTTAACGTCCGCAGGCACGGCGATGAACCTGCTCATCTTTCAATTTGGGACGGATATTTCCTTATTCGCATTTACTCAATTAGGAATAGCCGTTCTTCTTCGTTATCCTGATAAAACGAAGAAAATTATCTATTTCACAAATTACGCAGTGTTCTTCGCTGCTATGTTTTGGTTGGGCAAGAACTCGTCCTTTTTGATCCAAAATTTTTTCTTCACAATGGTCATGACTATCCTATTGGACCTGATCAGTTTTCTTACTAAGGTTAATTCATTTCATAAGGAACAATCTATCCGAGATCTGAATCGGAAATTGGTAATGGAATCGATCAGAAAATCTGAAATTTTAAGAATCGCAATCCATGATCTCAAAAGTCCTGTCACAGGAATCTTAAGTTTAGTAGGTCTTTATACGAGAGAACCGAGCCATATTTCTCCTTCTAATAAGATCGCTTCTTCCTATGCAGATCCTCCTGAAATTCTGGATCATATCGATAGAACTTCTCGTAAAATTTTAGAATCGATAGAAGACGTTTTATATCTCGCAAGTTCCGGTGACATAGAAACCATCGAGAACCAAACCCAAAAATTAGATCCGGAGTTATTATTAAAATCGGTAGCATGTAATCTAAACTTCTTATTCTCCTCAAAAAACATAAAGGTAAGAGATGAACTATCAGAGCACAATATTTACTTTCAGGCAAATCCGCAAATATTGTATAGAGTATTCGATAATCTTTTAAGTAACGCCGCCAAATTTTCTCCGGAAAGTTCAGAAATTTCCCTCAAAAGCGAACTCGTTTCGGAATTACATGAAAAAATCCTAATCATCAAAATAGAAGATTCAGGACCAGGGTTCCAACCCGAAGACGAAAAAAATATGTTCAGGGAATTTTCCATTCTCTCTGCAAAACCTACTGGCTCCGAATCTTCTAGTGGGATCGGACTAGCATTAGCTAAAAAATTATTAGATAGAATGGGAATCCGTATTCGCCTAGGCAATTCCGAAACACTCGGAGGAGCCAAGGTAATATTAGAATTTCCGCAATCAAAAGCGAAATAG
- a CDS encoding pectin acetylesterase-family hydrolase, translating to MKDVKRIWLGGIVLALSVTSFYCSPNQNTNNAQDLALLGGLLETPEKGAGNLAGLDNTDPKAQNILDDLTSVVYGSYDVVYIPGAVCSNGTPYKIFVDRADGILDWILGYSSRLLVYLEPGGACWDYESCTGQTGIRGAANPNGIPDNHMNFGAFIDPNVPGGSPNAVISPIILRNHPTGQNVKTSNWNKVFLPYCTGDVYAGNKVATYSDPTGQNPPITYRHVGAKNMELVINWLKNNFNKPKEMLVSGCSAGGAGSLINYHFIRKALSPSKSYLLNDSGPIFPAPGFGNQWPLHQKIKDAWNTEYFIGKAQPDFPSVDIRADYGKISEALAQKYPSDKLAITLFRRDANYSMYSYARFYGLDENNPADKEYIISTLWGQDIENLKAQYDRYPNLEYFIPYYRSINDSHCTSIVEFTGTEIENTGITLGTFINDYLLGSSTFRSFFESVNPNDANVTNFWFALVNLLL from the coding sequence ATGAAAGATGTGAAGAGAATATGGTTAGGGGGAATAGTACTAGCGTTATCCGTAACGTCATTCTACTGTAGTCCCAACCAAAATACGAACAATGCACAAGACCTGGCTTTATTAGGAGGACTTTTAGAAACTCCGGAAAAAGGTGCGGGGAATCTGGCTGGATTAGATAACACGGATCCGAAAGCCCAGAATATTTTGGACGATCTAACGAGCGTTGTCTATGGTTCCTACGATGTAGTATACATTCCGGGAGCAGTATGCAGCAACGGAACACCTTATAAAATATTCGTGGATCGTGCTGATGGGATCTTGGATTGGATTTTAGGATATTCGAGCAGACTGTTGGTATATCTAGAACCTGGAGGAGCATGTTGGGATTACGAAAGTTGCACAGGGCAAACTGGTATCAGAGGAGCTGCAAATCCGAACGGTATTCCTGATAACCACATGAACTTCGGAGCGTTTATAGATCCGAATGTTCCTGGCGGAAGTCCGAATGCGGTAATCTCTCCGATCATATTAAGAAACCATCCGACTGGACAAAACGTTAAGACTTCTAATTGGAATAAGGTCTTTCTTCCATACTGCACCGGAGATGTGTATGCTGGTAATAAGGTCGCGACATATTCTGATCCTACCGGACAGAATCCTCCGATTACCTATCGCCACGTAGGCGCTAAGAATATGGAGCTGGTTATCAATTGGCTGAAGAATAACTTTAATAAGCCAAAAGAGATGCTCGTATCCGGATGTAGCGCAGGTGGAGCCGGATCTTTGATCAATTATCACTTCATTAGAAAAGCTTTAAGTCCTTCCAAAAGTTATCTATTGAATGATTCAGGCCCTATATTCCCTGCCCCTGGGTTTGGGAACCAATGGCCTTTGCATCAAAAGATCAAAGACGCTTGGAATACAGAGTATTTTATCGGTAAGGCCCAGCCGGATTTCCCTTCCGTGGATATCCGTGCGGATTATGGGAAGATCAGCGAGGCACTAGCCCAAAAATATCCGAGCGACAAATTGGCGATCACTCTATTCAGAAGGGATGCCAATTATTCCATGTATTCTTATGCAAGATTCTATGGATTGGATGAAAACAATCCGGCGGATAAGGAATACATCATTTCTACTCTATGGGGTCAAGACATCGAGAATTTGAAGGCTCAATACGATAGGTATCCGAATCTCGAATACTTTATACCGTATTACAGAAGTATCAATGATAGCCATTGTACTTCTATTGTGGAATTTACCGGAACAGAGATAGAAAATACCGGAATTACACTCGGGACCTTCATTAACGATTATCTGTTAGGAAGTTCTACGTTCAGAAGTTTCTTCGAAAGTGTGAATCCAAACGATGCAAACGTAACGAATTTCTGGTTCGCGTTAGTTAATCTCTTACTATGA
- a CDS encoding bile acid:sodium symporter family protein, whose protein sequence is MQLGAVEKGLLPALLAIVMLGMGFGLAIGDFRRIFTTPLQTLVGTLGHFVIMPLAAYAVVLILGLEYELALGVILVGSCPSGTTSNLVNYLAKGDVALAVVITALSTLLCPLLTPVIVTFFGSLLDPTGASVMQISFVEMLKTVVVIIVLPISIGMAVKHKFPNIAQKIETPYKIFSILFLVFVVAFVTYKNRDNFIEMVLLVGLAVILHNTFGFIAGYLFPKVLGIAEKQARTISIEVAIQNTTLGMTLAIQFFGPKVALPSAIFSIWMYIAGIAMALFWGYVVPLKEEKAA, encoded by the coding sequence ATGCAATTAGGTGCAGTCGAAAAGGGGCTACTTCCGGCTCTTTTAGCAATCGTAATGCTCGGAATGGGTTTCGGGCTGGCAATCGGAGACTTTAGGCGGATTTTTACAACTCCTCTCCAAACCTTGGTCGGTACCTTGGGTCATTTTGTGATTATGCCTTTGGCTGCTTACGCAGTTGTATTGATCTTAGGTTTGGAATACGAACTCGCGTTAGGCGTTATTCTTGTGGGATCTTGCCCTAGCGGAACTACTTCTAATTTGGTTAATTATTTGGCAAAGGGAGATGTTGCTCTTGCAGTTGTGATCACTGCACTCTCTACACTTCTTTGTCCATTGCTTACTCCGGTGATTGTTACATTTTTCGGTTCCTTATTGGACCCAACCGGCGCAAGTGTAATGCAGATCTCTTTTGTGGAGATGCTCAAAACTGTTGTAGTGATTATAGTGCTTCCGATTTCCATAGGTATGGCAGTAAAACATAAGTTTCCTAATATTGCTCAGAAGATTGAAACTCCTTATAAAATTTTCTCGATTCTCTTCTTGGTTTTCGTAGTTGCTTTTGTAACGTATAAGAACAGAGACAATTTTATAGAAATGGTTCTTTTAGTAGGACTTGCGGTCATTCTTCATAATACATTCGGATTTATAGCAGGTTATCTTTTTCCTAAGGTACTTGGGATTGCGGAGAAGCAGGCAAGAACGATCTCTATCGAAGTTGCGATCCAGAATACCACTCTCGGTATGACTCTTGCGATCCAATTTTTTGGACCTAAGGTGGCTCTTCCTTCTGCGATCTTCAGTATTTGGATGTACATTGCGGGAATAGCGATGGCTCTTTTCTGGGGCTATGTAGTTCCACTAAAAGAAGAAAAAGCGGCTTAA
- a CDS encoding sodium:solute symporter family protein, with protein sequence MFSPIDWYLILAYIIFAFSAGLLLSSKAGESLSSYFVADRKLPWWWLGTSMVATTFAADTPLVITGMVAMDGVGGNWLWWSWAIGYLIITVFFAASWRKAEVLTDVEFVELRYSGTGAAILRASKAFFLSILFNSIILGWVFKAMSKITAPFLDWNVLLGAEVFGSISEAWPNFLILGDLNTTLTVLILFSVVVFYSSMGGIQGVILTDLFQFALGIGGAIVFAIFAIQYVGGLEGLYSKLEILYPGKSESIVSFWPRIGEEEHGLPLQVFLIFIGVQWWIQYHSDGSGYLAQRLHTAKTPKDAELGSLWFNIANFILRTWPWVLTGLVCLVVFPLQDADLFQPEGVVVQSDREIAYPVLMKIVLPAGCLGLVFVSLMAAFMSTADTHINWGASYLVNDLYLRFLKPNAGNKETVIAGRIAVVLMAGIAILVATQMNSIASAWKFFLAMASGLGLPQILRWIWWRPNAWTELSGMGTALVLSLILYKVYPDVNADYLLFFTALGSVIVSILVTFLTAPVPDQVLDAFVAKLHPFGFWGKWGGVSARKKFYSRIRIWLLAIFSLYAWLFGIGYILQLKYSLGGIFLIFGVISGLIVLKLWGKKDSVS encoded by the coding sequence ATTTTTTCTCCTATCGATTGGTATCTAATCTTAGCCTATATCATTTTCGCTTTTTCGGCTGGGCTTCTTCTTTCCTCTAAGGCCGGAGAAAGTTTGAGCTCCTACTTCGTCGCAGACAGAAAACTTCCTTGGTGGTGGCTCGGAACTTCTATGGTGGCGACCACATTTGCTGCGGACACTCCTTTGGTCATCACAGGAATGGTGGCCATGGACGGGGTTGGCGGGAACTGGCTTTGGTGGAGCTGGGCAATCGGTTATTTGATTATTACGGTATTCTTTGCAGCTTCTTGGAGAAAGGCAGAAGTTCTTACGGATGTAGAATTCGTAGAATTACGATACTCCGGAACGGGTGCCGCGATACTCAGGGCCTCCAAGGCTTTCTTCTTAAGTATTCTTTTTAATTCCATCATATTGGGCTGGGTCTTTAAGGCAATGTCCAAGATCACTGCTCCCTTCTTGGATTGGAACGTATTACTCGGTGCAGAAGTTTTCGGATCCATCTCGGAAGCCTGGCCGAACTTTCTAATATTAGGAGATTTGAATACTACACTCACAGTTCTTATTCTTTTCTCAGTTGTAGTGTTTTATAGCAGTATGGGTGGGATCCAAGGAGTAATCCTGACTGACTTATTCCAGTTTGCTTTGGGAATAGGCGGTGCAATCGTATTTGCGATTTTTGCGATCCAATACGTGGGCGGCTTAGAAGGTCTATATTCCAAATTAGAAATATTATATCCAGGAAAATCAGAATCTATCGTTTCATTTTGGCCAAGGATAGGGGAAGAAGAGCATGGACTTCCTCTTCAAGTTTTTCTAATATTCATCGGTGTGCAATGGTGGATCCAATATCATTCAGACGGATCCGGATATTTAGCTCAAAGATTACATACTGCAAAAACTCCTAAGGATGCGGAACTAGGTTCTCTTTGGTTTAATATCGCAAACTTTATTTTACGCACCTGGCCTTGGGTACTGACTGGGTTGGTATGTTTGGTAGTATTTCCTTTACAAGATGCGGATCTATTTCAACCGGAAGGTGTGGTTGTTCAATCCGATAGAGAGATCGCGTATCCAGTGCTTATGAAAATCGTTTTACCTGCAGGTTGTTTGGGATTGGTGTTCGTGAGTTTGATGGCCGCGTTCATGTCCACTGCGGACACTCATATTAACTGGGGTGCCAGCTATCTAGTGAACGATCTATATTTAAGATTTTTAAAACCGAATGCAGGAAATAAAGAAACAGTCATTGCAGGAAGGATCGCAGTAGTTCTCATGGCAGGGATTGCTATCTTAGTTGCAACTCAGATGAACTCTATTGCATCTGCTTGGAAGTTTTTCTTGGCAATGGCCTCCGGTTTAGGTTTACCTCAAATCTTAAGATGGATCTGGTGGAGACCAAACGCATGGACAGAATTATCCGGAATGGGAACTGCTCTCGTTCTTTCATTAATTTTATATAAAGTATATCCGGATGTAAACGCAGATTATCTTTTATTCTTCACTGCATTAGGAAGTGTGATCGTTTCTATTTTAGTGACCTTCTTGACTGCTCCCGTTCCGGATCAGGTGTTAGATGCATTTGTGGCTAAGTTACACCCTTTCGGTTTCTGGGGAAAATGGGGTGGAGTTTCTGCTCGTAAAAAATTCTATTCCCGAATTCGGATCTGGTTATTAGCAATCTTCTCCTTATATGCTTGGCTTTTTGGTATAGGCTATATTCTACAATTGAAATATTCATTAGGCGGTATCTTCCTTATATTCGGAGTAATTTCGGGACTTATAGTTTTGAAGTTATGGGGAAAGAAGGATTCAGTTTCCTAA
- a CDS encoding aspartate kinase produces MANIIVQKYGGTSVGSPDRIRNVAGRIKRYHEEGNHVVVVVSAMGHTTDELVDLADKITKNPPKREMDMLLSTGEQVSIALLAMALWEAGVPAKSFTGSQIKMITDGNFSNAKIQGVDRSRIDAALNEGNVVIVAGFQGIDQNENITTLGRGGSDTSAVALAAVLGAKECEIYTDVDGVYTADPRVVPQATKHSQITYEEMLELASLGAGVLHSRSVELGMNYDVVIHVRSSFNNNPGTLVVNEDKIMEKLKVSGVTAKNDQARITIADVPDKPGLAAVLFGDLSSKDILVDVIVQSSPYNGRNTISFTVPKKDLGQALPILESFSNSQGAKKPEINEEISIVSAVGIGMKSHVGVAAQMFKALAEKEINIEMISTSEIKISCVIPRIHAEIAVNKIHETFGLSKNG; encoded by the coding sequence ATGGCAAACATAATCGTTCAAAAGTACGGGGGAACATCTGTAGGATCTCCTGATCGCATCCGGAACGTAGCCGGAAGAATTAAACGTTATCATGAAGAAGGCAACCATGTTGTCGTAGTCGTTTCCGCAATGGGGCATACTACGGACGAGCTAGTGGATCTTGCCGATAAGATCACCAAAAATCCTCCGAAGAGAGAGATGGACATGTTATTGTCTACCGGAGAGCAGGTTTCGATCGCTCTTCTTGCAATGGCTCTTTGGGAAGCTGGAGTTCCTGCAAAATCATTCACAGGTTCTCAGATCAAGATGATCACTGATGGGAACTTCTCCAATGCAAAGATCCAAGGAGTGGATCGTTCTAGAATAGATGCGGCGTTAAACGAAGGGAACGTCGTGATCGTAGCAGGCTTCCAAGGGATAGATCAAAACGAAAATATCACTACCTTGGGAAGAGGTGGCTCGGATACTTCTGCGGTAGCGTTAGCTGCTGTGCTTGGCGCAAAAGAATGTGAAATTTATACAGATGTGGACGGAGTTTATACTGCGGACCCAAGAGTGGTTCCCCAAGCCACGAAACATTCTCAAATCACTTATGAGGAAATGTTGGAACTCGCAAGCTTAGGCGCAGGCGTTCTTCATTCCAGAAGTGTGGAATTAGGAATGAACTATGACGTGGTAATTCATGTACGTTCCAGCTTTAATAATAATCCGGGGACTTTGGTTGTAAACGAGGACAAAATTATGGAAAAATTGAAAGTAAGCGGAGTTACCGCAAAGAACGACCAAGCCAGAATTACAATCGCGGATGTTCCAGATAAACCTGGACTTGCCGCAGTTCTATTCGGAGACTTAAGCTCTAAAGACATTCTTGTAGATGTGATCGTTCAATCTTCTCCTTATAATGGAAGAAACACAATTTCTTTCACAGTTCCTAAAAAAGACCTAGGCCAAGCTCTTCCTATTTTGGAATCCTTCTCTAATTCTCAAGGAGCCAAAAAGCCTGAGATTAACGAGGAGATTTCTATCGTTTCTGCAGTAGGCATAGGCATGAAATCCCATGTAGGTGTGGCTGCTCAAATGTTCAAAGCTTTGGCGGAAAAAGAGATCAATATTGAAATGATCTCCACTTCTGAGATTAAAATCTCCTGTGTAATACCAAGAATTCATGCAGAAATTGCCGTAAACAAGATCCACGAGACCTTCGGGCTGTCGAAAAACGGTTGA
- a CDS encoding putative peptidyl-prolyl cis-trans isomerase: MFPGSSASFSRKFALFSGIVSLSVFTSEIRPAESLNRIIATVGNQSISELDFDDAQDKYQRLTKYLKNEDMRKSLRTRIIDFLIDRAVVDSISEDESIQVNEKRLESEIEKRMEFMGITSRKQFEKAVESSSGMSYELWYTELPYQIKKTQLMQYKVPNHPPSDKDIRAWYAQNREKVGFEVQYRQIAISPNNDSITEESRIHKEATEIKKSVLSDPASFGLIAGSPRNTDAGLRARKGLIDWISSFELYKTNRSVAVALSSVPVGSVSEVFRDERKRYCIVKVEGKRPTPLENVRQGIVNLLSREKEDENFIKWVRESRSTVPIQIFDEAYKKENKIPDQQEHFNLD, from the coding sequence ATTTTTCCCGGATCCTCAGCTTCATTTTCGCGTAAATTCGCCTTATTCTCCGGTATAGTTTCTCTAAGTGTATTCACTTCAGAGATACGGCCTGCTGAATCCTTGAATAGGATTATCGCAACCGTCGGAAACCAGTCCATCAGCGAATTGGATTTTGACGACGCCCAAGATAAATACCAAAGGCTTACCAAGTACCTCAAAAACGAGGACATGAGAAAATCTCTCCGCACTAGAATCATAGATTTCTTGATAGATAGAGCTGTAGTGGATTCTATTTCCGAAGACGAATCCATTCAGGTGAACGAAAAAAGATTAGAGAGCGAGATCGAAAAAAGAATGGAGTTTATGGGGATCACTTCTCGTAAACAATTCGAAAAGGCGGTCGAATCCAGCTCCGGAATGTCTTATGAATTATGGTATACGGAACTTCCATACCAAATCAAAAAAACTCAGCTCATGCAGTACAAGGTGCCAAACCACCCTCCTTCCGATAAAGATATCCGTGCATGGTATGCTCAGAATAGAGAAAAAGTAGGATTCGAAGTACAATACAGACAGATCGCAATCTCTCCTAATAATGATTCCATTACGGAAGAATCCAGAATCCACAAAGAAGCAACCGAGATTAAAAAAAGCGTTTTATCCGATCCCGCGTCCTTCGGCTTGATCGCAGGTTCTCCCAGAAATACCGATGCAGGCTTAAGAGCCAGAAAAGGACTTATCGATTGGATCTCTTCTTTCGAATTATATAAAACAAACCGTTCCGTTGCTGTGGCATTATCCTCAGTACCTGTCGGTTCCGTTTCAGAAGTATTCAGAGACGAAAGAAAACGTTATTGTATCGTTAAAGTAGAAGGTAAAAGACCTACACCTTTGGAAAACGTACGCCAAGGAATTGTAAATCTTCTCAGCCGTGAAAAAGAAGATGAAAATTTTATAAAATGGGTAAGAGAATCCAGGTCAACTGTGCCGATACAGATCTTCGACGAAGCGTATAAAAAAGAGAATAAGATCCCGGACCAACAAGAACATTTCAACTTGGATTAA
- a CDS encoding spiro-SPASM protein: MKYPPQAVVFYRPEDLISVKGNIDQQTSLLYLELTLKKLSSVLKNIPVYSNRKFGAIDEVKKICSKLEYSDFIILESGSETEFFSKICEALPASRTGDPEWDETCFLVFDGFAPILDHTLTEELILRHEKYLAQYSYSENLPPGIVPRILSREFVRSLPTGYAGGTQDFLAKNINQFDTEIFYTSPDIRQWRLDFSSNNPRSFRLLSSFLKEKENWKYDEIQSFLISRPEIFRSAPSYYEIELYRGCEYECNFCPRQNLKPEEDNITLDPRILDKLLSQAETLGLPYSVCFGGLGEPSLHPNFSELVQKSLTSPNLKELFIESALYGDLSDFIKMLSSLKEEEKKKIALIVNLTTRDKKVYSGLYGKDNLDKVLQNLTAISQVLPKSSIHLQFLKIQEIDTELDSWYEQAQKEGYEIILQKYNSYSDILPQRRASDLTPLGRDFCWHISRDLYLNADGQVSICKQTPGSKKHSIGNLNQDSLEQIWAKGNPFFTSSAKGEHETIPAPCISCDEWYTFNA, translated from the coding sequence ATGAAATATCCTCCCCAAGCAGTCGTATTTTATCGTCCCGAAGATCTTATTTCCGTAAAGGGAAATATAGATCAGCAGACATCTCTTCTGTATTTAGAACTTACTCTTAAGAAATTATCCTCCGTCTTAAAAAATATCCCAGTATATTCTAATCGAAAATTCGGGGCAATTGATGAAGTTAAAAAGATCTGCAGCAAATTAGAATATTCTGATTTTATAATTTTAGAATCCGGATCGGAAACCGAATTTTTCTCTAAAATCTGTGAAGCGCTCCCCGCCTCCAGGACTGGAGATCCGGAATGGGATGAGACCTGCTTTTTGGTTTTCGACGGATTTGCGCCTATATTGGACCATACTCTTACGGAAGAATTGATACTTCGTCATGAAAAATATCTGGCACAGTATTCTTATTCGGAAAATCTTCCTCCAGGTATTGTGCCTAGAATTCTTTCCAGAGAATTTGTAAGAAGTCTTCCGACAGGTTATGCAGGCGGAACCCAGGACTTTTTAGCCAAGAATATCAATCAATTCGATACAGAAATTTTTTATACATCTCCTGATATCCGACAATGGAGATTAGACTTCTCCTCAAATAATCCTAGATCGTTCAGACTTTTATCTTCTTTTTTAAAGGAGAAGGAAAACTGGAAGTATGATGAAATCCAATCCTTTCTGATCTCCCGTCCTGAAATATTTCGCTCCGCTCCTAGTTATTACGAAATAGAATTGTATAGAGGCTGCGAATACGAATGTAATTTTTGCCCTAGACAAAATCTAAAACCGGAAGAAGATAATATCACTTTAGATCCTCGGATCTTAGACAAACTTTTATCCCAAGCGGAAACTTTAGGACTCCCTTATAGTGTATGTTTCGGTGGATTGGGAGAACCTAGTCTCCATCCGAATTTTTCAGAGTTAGTCCAAAAGTCTCTGACCTCTCCGAATCTAAAAGAACTGTTTATCGAATCCGCTTTGTATGGTGATCTCTCCGATTTTATTAAAATGCTTTCTTCTTTAAAAGAAGAAGAAAAGAAGAAGATCGCGTTGATCGTAAATCTAACCACCAGAGACAAAAAAGTTTATTCCGGACTTTATGGGAAAGACAACCTTGACAAGGTTTTACAAAATCTGACGGCAATTTCTCAGGTCTTACCTAAATCTTCTATCCATTTGCAATTCCTAAAAATCCAAGAAATAGATACGGAATTGGATTCCTGGTATGAACAGGCCCAAAAAGAAGGATACGAGATCATTTTACAAAAATATAATTCTTACTCGGATATTCTTCCTCAAAGGAGAGCCTCGGATCTTACACCTTTAGGTAGAGATTTTTGCTGGCATATCTCCAGAGATCTATATTTAAATGCGGACGGCCAAGTTTCTATCTGCAAACAAACTCCCGGTTCCAAAAAACATTCTATCGGAAATTTAAATCAAGACTCCTTGGAACAGATTTGGGCAAAAGGAAATCCATTTTTCACTTCTTCTGCAAAAGGAGAACATGAAACCATTCCTGCCCCTTGTATTTCCTGCGATGAGTGGTATACATTTAACGCCTAA